The following are encoded in a window of bacterium genomic DNA:
- a CDS encoding GIY-YIG nuclease family protein — MFTIYAIYNKQNKKFYIGQTDDLEQRIKFHNEKMFKGYTSRFDGSWELIYSETVSTRPEALLREKQLKSFRGREFIKKQIPW, encoded by the coding sequence ATGTTTACGATATACGCCATTTATAACAAACAGAATAAGAAATTTTATATAGGCCAGACTGACGACTTGGAACAGCGAATAAAATTTCACAACGAAAAAATGTTTAAAGGCTATACGTCTCGTTTTGACGGTTCTTGGGAGCTCATCTACTCTGAAACAGTGAGTACTCGGCCGGAAGCTTTATTGAGAGAAAAACAATTAAAAAGTTTTCGTGGTCGTGAATTCATAAAAAAACAAATTCCCTGGTAG